The Aeromicrobium yanjiei DNA segment TCGCCGGGATCGCCCAGAGGGGTGGCCACGCCCGGGAACAGCTTGGACGGACGCAGGTTGACGTAGTGGTCGAGAGCGAAGCGCAGCTTGAGCAGCAGGCCCCGCTCGAGCACGCCGGACGGCACGCTCGGGTCGCCGATCGCGCCGAGCAGGATCGCGTCGTGGCCGCGGATCTCCTCCAGCACCGAGTCCGGGAGGGTCTCCCCCGTCGCGTGGTAGCGACGCGCGCCGAGGTCGTAGTCCGTGGTGCTGAACGACAGGTCGTGGGTCTTGGAGACGACGTCCAGGACCTTCAGGGCCTGGGAGGTCACCTCGGGTCCGATGCCGTCACCGGCCACGACTGCGAGCGAGAAAGAGCGGGTCATGAGCGTCATCCTATCGGGCGACATCTCAGGATGTGAAACCCGAGTATCAACATTCGGTCAGTTGTCGTCGGGCCGGTCGGACAGCTCGACGTCGTGCTGTGCTGCCTCGTCACGCAGGTGCGCGGGTCCCCACTCCATCAGGTTGCGGTCCATGATCTTCTCCTTGTGTACGAACGGATGACGGCCGGTGCGGGTCCGGCGTAGGTCCGCCGTTCGGCACGCGCCACATGTCCGGAGATCGTCCGGGGAGAGATGTCAGATGTGCGAGTCAGATCATGAATCGCGAACCCTGCGGGCGGAACGGCGGGCCAACGCCGAAACACCGCGGCAGGGTGTGGCCCTAAGAGGCCCTGCCGCGGCAAGCGATGAGTACGAGCTGCTTCCGCATGGTGCTGACACCGTACGCCGGGGGTCCGTGCGGCGTCCGCAGTTCGTCCGTGCGTCTCAGTCGCCGAGACGCCGTGGCCACGGTTGAGCGTGGGTCCGTGGAACACTGGACGTGTGAGTGCACCCGCTGAAGTCCCCGACCTCGTCGCGAGCACCCTGGACCTGTCCCGCCAGCGCGGATTCATCACCTCGATCCGCAACGAGACCGGACGCCTCCTCGCCACGCTCGCTGCGTCCCGCACCGGCACGCTCGCCGAGCTCGGCACCGGCTGCGGCGTCGGATCGGCCTGGCTCTCCAGCGGCGCCCCCAAGGGTGCCCGGGTCGTCAGCGCCGAGCTCGACCCCGTCCTCGCCGAGGACGTGCAGAAGATCTTCGCCCGGACCGACAACGTCGACGTGATCGCCGGCGACTGGTCGACGCTCGAGCAGTACGCACCGTTCTCCCTGCTCTTCGTCGACGTGCGGGAGGTCATGGAGAGCATCGACGTCCTCGCCGACCTGATGGAGCCCGGCGGCATGGTCATCCTCGACGACTTCGTCCCGTCGGCGTTCTGGCCGCCCATCGTCGAAGGCCGGGTCGACACCGTCCGCGAGCAGTGGCTGACCGACGAGCGCTTCGCCGCAGTCGAGATGCTGATCGACGTCGACGCCTCCCTCATCATCGCCACCCGCCGCTGACGAGTCACGCACGGCGGCCGACGAGTCACGCACGGACGCCGACGAGTCACCTACGGAGGCCGAGGAGTCACTCAGCGTTGCCGCAAAGTGACTCGTCACCGGTCATAGGTGACTCGTCACCGGTCGTACGCGACTCGTCACCGGTCGTGCGCGACTCGTCGGCGGTCGAGGCGGAGGTGAACGGCATGAAGAGCTGGACGAGCGGGCCGATCGTGAGGGCGTACAGGACAGTGCCGACGCCGACCGTCCCGCCGAGGAGGAAGCCCACCGCGAGCACTGCGACCTCGATGACCGTCCGCCACAGCCGCACGCTGCGCCCCGTACGCCTGACAAGACCGAGCCACAGCCCGTCGCGGGGGCCCGGCCCGAGCGCGGCGCCGATGTACAACGCCCCGGCGAACCCGTTGCCGACGATCCCGCCCACGAGCAGCATGGCTCGCAACCACAGCTCGTCCGGCTGAACGATGACTGCGATGCCGAAGTCGGCAGCGAGGCCGATGACGAGCACGTTCAGGACCGTCCCCACACCCGGCAGCTGCCGCAGCGGGATCCACAGCAGCAGGACGAACGCGCCCGTGACGATGACGACCTGACCGAACGTCAGACCGACGTGCTCGGTCACCCCCTCGTGGAAGACGTCCCACGGGTCGAGGCCCAGCGTCGACTCGACCAGCATCGCCATCGTGAATCCGTAGAGGAACAAGCCGACGTTGAGGCGCACGAGCCGCCCGAGCAGGCCGTTCACCGGCGCAGCTCCCGCTCGACCCAGCTGCCGAGCTCTTCGCGGTGGCTGCGGGGCGGCGGGTTGGTGCCGAGGCCGTCTCGCGCGACCAGGCGCACGAGCCGCACGATGGACATCAGGCTCAAAAGCGCCAGGAAGACGAGGAACGCGGTCATGAGTCCAGCG contains these protein-coding regions:
- a CDS encoding O-methyltransferase translates to MSAPAEVPDLVASTLDLSRQRGFITSIRNETGRLLATLAASRTGTLAELGTGCGVGSAWLSSGAPKGARVVSAELDPVLAEDVQKIFARTDNVDVIAGDWSTLEQYAPFSLLFVDVREVMESIDVLADLMEPGGMVILDDFVPSAFWPPIVEGRVDTVREQWLTDERFAAVEMLIDVDASLIIATRR
- a CDS encoding YczE/YyaS/YitT family protein, yielding MNGLLGRLVRLNVGLFLYGFTMAMLVESTLGLDPWDVFHEGVTEHVGLTFGQVVIVTGAFVLLLWIPLRQLPGVGTVLNVLVIGLAADFGIAVIVQPDELWLRAMLLVGGIVGNGFAGALYIGAALGPGPRDGLWLGLVRRTGRSVRLWRTVIEVAVLAVGFLLGGTVGVGTVLYALTIGPLVQLFMPFTSASTADESRTTGDESRTTGDESPMTGDESLCGNAE